In the Acetobacterium sp. KB-1 genome, GGCCATTACACCCATATTAAAGATATCCCGGAAGATTCACGCTTTGCTTTTTATACCGTCAGTGGAAAGTTTATTCCCCGGGAAATCATTACGATTCCGATTGTTTTTGGCAAGGAAGTTATTGCGGTGGTATCCCTGGCGGCGATTGGCAAATACAATCAAAAAGCGATTGGTTTTATTGAAAAAACCATCAGTACCATGAGTGCCCGGATTGAAGGAATTCTGGCTTACCGAACCATTAAAGAATTTTCACACAAGCTGGAGCAGCAAAACCGGGAACTGGATGCCCAGAAGAACGAAATGGAAGAGCAGTCGGTGGAACTGATCCATCAGAATATTGAACTGGAAATGCAGAAAAAAGAGCTCAATGAAGCCAATCAGCTTAAGACTAACTTTTTATCCAATATGAGCCACGAATTGCGGACACCCCTTAATTCAGTGATTGCCCTTTCGGGGATTTTAAATCGTCGCCTTAAAAATGAAATACCAGAAGAAGAGTACAGTTACCTGGAGGTCATTGAACGAAATGGTAAAAACCTCCTGGCTTTGATTAATGACATCTTGGATATTTCCCGGATCGAAGCCGGTCGGGAAGAAATTGAGATTACGACCTTTAATATAAATCAATTGATTAATGAGGTGGTGGAAATGCTGGTGCCCCAGGCCAGTGAGAAAAATGTGACGTGTCGAAGTGGTGTAAGTGACACTGCCGTTTATATCAATAGCGATCGCGATAAATGTCGTCATATTCTGGAAAATCTGGCCAGCAATGCGGTTAAGTTCACAGAAAAAGGTGAGGTATTGTTGGCCATGGGCCAGAACGGGGAGCACTTAGAAATTCGGGTCAGGGATACTGGTATCGGGATCGACGAAAATTATCTGCCCTTTATTTTTGATGAATTCAGACAGGCCGATGGCAGCACCTCGCGTAAATTTGGAGGAACTGGACTGGGACTGGCGATTGCTAAAAAATATGCCAACTTACTAGGTGGAACAATCAGCGTAAAAAGTGTCGTGAACCAGGGGTCGGAATTTCTCCTTTCACTGCCTGTTCATTATTCGCCGGAAAACAAAGTGATTGAAGAAGAATTTAAAAAAGATCGAGCCAGGCTGCCACGAGAAATAGCGGTGCCGCAATTGTCAAGTAAAGTGTCAGCGAATTCGACGGCTAAAACCTTGCTGATTGTTGAAGACAGTGAACCAGCAGTTATTCAGATTAGAGATTTACTAGAAGATAGCGGGTATACCATTCAAGTGGCCAGCGATGCAAAAGAAGCTCTGAAAATTATGGAAGCGGTTATTCCTGATGCCATCGTTCTGGATTTAATGATGCCTGAAATTGATGGGTTTGATTTGCTAAACACCATAAGAGCGTCGGAACCGACCGCCTATATTCCGGTATTGATACTCACGGCTAAGCATATCACCAAAGACGAGCTTAAATTTTTGACAAAAAATAATATTCACCAGTTAATTCAAAAAGGTGATGTCAACCGAGAAGAACTAAAAAAAGCTATCGCTTCGATGCTTTATCCGGAAACTGACGAAAAAAAGGTAAAGCAATTTGTGACGCGAACAAATAAGTTAAAACCATTGGTACTGGCGGTGGAAGATAATCCCGATAATATGATCACGGTAAAGGCGTTGCTAAGCGATCATTTCAGGGTGTTGGAGGCGACAGACGGTCCAACAAGCATCGCGTTGGCAAAACAATATCGGCCCGACTTGATTCTGATGGATATTGCCCTTCCGGGAATTGATGGTATCCAGGCATTTAAGACCATTCGATCGTCGCCGGGGCTGGAACATACGCCGGTTATTGCACTGACTGCCAGTGCCATGACTCAGGAAAGAGAAGGGATTTTAGCCCAGGGGTTTGACGCCTTTATTCCTAAACCGATCATTGAACGGGAGTTCTTAAAAGTCATTCAGGAGGTGCTTTATGGCAGATAAACGATCAAAATTTTTAGCAGTCGATGATAATCAGGACAATTTGATTACCCTGCGAGCACTGATTCGAGAAGCTTTTCCAGAGGCCCAGGTATTAACAGCCACTTCCGGTATGGAGGGGATAATGATTGCGGCACAAGAAGATCCGGATGTAATCATACTGGATGTTGTCATGCCGGGGATGGATGGATTTGAGGTTTGTCAAAAACTAAAGGCTGAAAAAAGCACCAAGGAAATCCCGGTTGTTTTTGTAACGGCGGTAAAAGGCGATCGGGAGCATCGGATTCTGGCCCTTGAATCCGGGGCAGAAGCATTTTTAGCAAAACCGATTGATGAATCGGAACTTACAGCCCAAATCAGAGCGATGGTAAAAATTAAAACGGCCAATCGCCATAAGCAGGATGAACAAGGTCGGTTGGCACGGATGGTAGCGGAAAAAACCGCTGAATTAGAAAAAGCGCATTCTCAAACCATTGAACTGTTAGAAAGTCTCAAGGTCAGCGAAGAGAAAAATCGCCGGCTGATCACTCAAATGGAACAAGGCCTGATCGTCCATGAAGTTTTGCTTGACGAGGACGGGGAACCTGAGGATTGTAGGATTTTGTATGTAAATGAAAGCTTTGAGCGATTGACCAGTTTAAAGAGCCAGGACATTCTCGAGAAAACCCTGACTGAGATCATCCCGGAGTCAAAAGCGTTTATGGTTAGCAAATGTGCACAAGTGATAAAAACCGGCGCATCGGTCTGTTTTGAAAAGTATTTTCATCAGTTTAATAAGTATTTTGAAATGGTAGCCTATTGTCCCGAACCGCAACAGGTGGCCGTCATTATTTCTGATATTAGCAAACGGAAACAGACCGAAGAGCGAATCCGTTATTTAAGTGATCACGACTATCTCACCGGAGTCTTCAACCGCCGCTATTACGAAGAAGCATTAGTGACCATTGATACCGAAGATAACCTGCCGTTGAGTCTGGTTATTTCCGATGTGAACGGACTAAAGCTGGTGAACGAGTCCTTTGGACATGCGCTGGGTGATGAGCTCCTTAAAAAAGTTGCGGAGGTAATTTTAAATGAATGTCGGGATCAGGATGTGGTCGCCCGGCTCAGTGGGGATGAGTTCATTATCCTGCTGCCAAAAACAGATCAGATCCAGACAGCCAGGATTGTCAAACGGATGCGAACCGCAGCCCGGCAGGAGTCGATTGGGGCCATAAAATTTTCCATTTCATTTGGATATGAAACGAAAACCGAAGCGAATAAAAATATCCAGGATGTGTTAAAAAATGCCGAAGACAATATGTATCGACATAAGCTATATGAAAGTACCAGTATAAAGAATAAGACCATCGATTTAATTATGAATACCCTTTATGAAAAAAGCAGTCGGGAGATGTTGCACTCCAAAAGGGTGAGCGAAATCTGCGAAAAAATTGCTTTGAAAATGAATTTTGACCCGGATGATGTCAGCCAGGTAAAGACCGCCGGTTTAATCCACGATATCGGTAAAATGGGGATTGACGAGAAAATACTCAATAAGCCGGGGGGATTAGATCCAGATGAGTGGAAAAAAATTCAACGCCATCCGGAGATCGGCTATCGGATTTTAAGTTCCTCCAGTGAATTTTCAGAATTGGCAAGATATGTCCTGGAGCATCAGGAGCGGTGGGATGGAAAGGGCTACCCGAAACGGTTGGCAGGCGAGGAAATTTCTGTTCAGGCAAGAATCATTGGTGTAGCGGATGCCTTCGATGCGATGACCTGTGACCGGGCCTATCGAAAGGGACTCAGCGTGGAAGAAGCGGTGGCAGAAATAAGAAAATGCGCCGGGACTCAATTTGATCCGCAAGTGGCCAGTGTGTTTATTGAAAAGGTGCTAACGCAAAGCTAAGAATTTAAGAAAGAAGGTAAAACCTTGAAAAACAAGCAAGAAAATAAAATTGAAGCAGCAATACAGGCATTGATTAGTGGTAATAAGAAGTTTTTAGATGCAAAAGAAAGTGGTTATAGTCATCAGACGATTAAGACCGCACCGGCTAAAAATGGTCAGAACCCCTATGCTGTGGTTGTCACCTGTTCAGATTCCCGAGTTCCTCCTGAGCACATTTTTGCGGCCGGGATTGGCGAGCTCTTTGTCATTCGAACGGCGGGAAATGTGATCGGTGATTTTGAATTAGGGAGTATTGAATACGCCGTGGGACACTTGGGAACACCGGTGGTTTTAGTGTTGGGTCATAACCACTGCGGGGCCGTGGCAGCAGCGATGGAGGGGCATGGCACCGGGAACATTAAGAAAGTATTAGATGAAATAATGCCTGTCATTTCAGGCGAAAAAGATGTTGATAAGTGCGAGAATTTAAATATTGAACATAGTTTTTGCCGGATCAGTGAAAGCGAAATGGTAAGGGATCTTATCCGTAAAGGAGAAGTAAAGCTTATTTCAGGAAAATATGATATCGAAACCGGCGGTGTTGAATTTTTTTAACTGACCGGCGATAAATAATAAGTGTTGCGATCGGACAAAACGGCATGAAGATGAAAGGGGATTAAAATGAAACGAAGACTGGCTGTTCTGGTGGGTGTTTTTGGTATGGCGGCGATATTATTCTTGGGTTCGGGTTGTAAAAAAGCAGTGATATCAAAGCCGGATACGGATGTGCTTAATTCTTTTGATACCTCAATGGTTGAAAAAACCAATGACTTTGGTTTTGCGCTTTATAAAAATCTAACTTCCAAAAATGAAAACAGCATGATTTCACCAGTGAGCATCTCCCTGGCATTGAATATGGCCTATAACGGTGCCGCCGGAGCAACCCGGGATGCCATGGCAGAGGTGCTAAATATTCAGGGAATTGATATTGAAAAGCTAAATAGCAACAATCGGGCCCTGATTTATTTTTTAACAGAGGCAGACCCCGAAGTGACCTTAAACGTTGCCAATTCCATCTGGATGACTGAGGATTTTGACTTTTCAGAAGTATTTTTGAAGATGGTCGGAAATGATTATCAGGCAGAGGCAAAAAAGCTGGATTTCTCAGATCCCAAGTCTGCCGATATGATTAATACATGGGTAAAAAACCAAACCAAGGGGACCATCAATCAGATTGTCAGCCCGCCGATTGACCCTGAAACCATCATGTTTTTGATAAATGCCGTTTATTTTAAGGGGGCCTGGACCAGCCCCTTTGAGAAGGAATTGACAACGGATCAATCATTTAAACAGGCTGATGGACAGACTGTAACGGTGCCGACAATGTATCAGAGCGGTTCCTTTGACTATTTAAAAACATCTGATTTTCAGGCCTTACGGCTTCCCTATGGTGAAGAGCAGCAGATGGCGATGTTACTTTTTTTACCCAATGAAGAGTCGAGCCTCAGTGAATTTAAAAAGCAACTGAGTCAGGATAACTGGGCCCGTTGGAGCGGTCTTTTTGAAGAAAAAGAGGGTAGCCTGATGCTTCCGAAGTTCACTATGGAATATGAACAATCATTGAACCAGTCATTATCAGATATGGGCATGGGAATCGCTTTTGAACCGGGGAAAGCAGATTTTTCGGGGATGGCGATAGAAGGCGCGGGGACCGACATTTTTATCAGTGACGTTAAGCATAAGACCTTTATTCAGGTCGATGAAACGGGTACTGAGGCGGCGGCCGTGACCTCGGTGGAAGTTGGCGTCACCAGTATGCCAACATATGACTTTGAACTTAACTTTGACCGACCCTTTTTCTATGCGATAACGGATAGTGAAACCGGCGCCATTGTCTTTATGGGATCGGTGTTTGATCCAAGCAACTAATTAAATGTCCGGGGCTGTTCGGACTGACAGCACCGGATGTTTTTTCTTTGATTTTTTTAAGATTGCGCTCTATTTATAAGGAATTGATAGGGAAATCCCATAAAAACATTGCCAATTTGCGTATAAAAAAGTAAACTTAGTGATGTGAGTTGATTAATTGTTTCACTGAAATGTAATCGCAATGATGCGTTCCCGAGACAAACGACTTAAAACGACAGACAAAAGAGAGGGAAAAATGGGATTTTTGGAAATTTTAAAAGCAATTTTTCTGGGGATTGTCGAAGGTATCACCGAGTGGCTACCGATTAGCAGTACCGGACATATGATATTGGTGGATGATTTTATAAAGCTTAATATGTCAGAGCCATTTATCGAAATGTTTTTGTATGTGATTCAATTAGGCGCAATTTTAGCGGTGGTTTATATCTATTGGCATAAGCTGGTGCCGATAACGTTTAAAAATAAAAAGATAATAATTAGAAAAAACACTGTTATTCTGTGGTCGAAAATTGCAGTGGCATGTATTCCTGGAGTTTTGGCCTACTTACTGCTGGATCGCCTGTTTGATACCTACTTTATGAATTCCATTACCGTTTCGGCGATGTTGGTTCTATACGGGGTTTTATTTATTGTCATTGAAAACTATCATAAAAAACGCAAGCCGGAAGTGGTCAAATTATCTGAGCTTAGTTATAAACAGGCCTTACAGATTGGCGCTTTTCAGGCCTTATCGATTGTACCGGGGACATCCCGTTCCGGAGTAACGATTCTTGGCGGGATAATTTTGGGAACATCC is a window encoding:
- a CDS encoding carbonic anhydrase, whose protein sequence is MKNKQENKIEAAIQALISGNKKFLDAKESGYSHQTIKTAPAKNGQNPYAVVVTCSDSRVPPEHIFAAGIGELFVIRTAGNVIGDFELGSIEYAVGHLGTPVVLVLGHNHCGAVAAAMEGHGTGNIKKVLDEIMPVISGEKDVDKCENLNIEHSFCRISESEMVRDLIRKGEVKLISGKYDIETGGVEFF
- a CDS encoding HD domain-containing protein; this encodes MADKRSKFLAVDDNQDNLITLRALIREAFPEAQVLTATSGMEGIMIAAQEDPDVIILDVVMPGMDGFEVCQKLKAEKSTKEIPVVFVTAVKGDREHRILALESGAEAFLAKPIDESELTAQIRAMVKIKTANRHKQDEQGRLARMVAEKTAELEKAHSQTIELLESLKVSEEKNRRLITQMEQGLIVHEVLLDEDGEPEDCRILYVNESFERLTSLKSQDILEKTLTEIIPESKAFMVSKCAQVIKTGASVCFEKYFHQFNKYFEMVAYCPEPQQVAVIISDISKRKQTEERIRYLSDHDYLTGVFNRRYYEEALVTIDTEDNLPLSLVISDVNGLKLVNESFGHALGDELLKKVAEVILNECRDQDVVARLSGDEFIILLPKTDQIQTARIVKRMRTAARQESIGAIKFSISFGYETKTEANKNIQDVLKNAEDNMYRHKLYESTSIKNKTIDLIMNTLYEKSSREMLHSKRVSEICEKIALKMNFDPDDVSQVKTAGLIHDIGKMGIDEKILNKPGGLDPDEWKKIQRHPEIGYRILSSSSEFSELARYVLEHQERWDGKGYPKRLAGEEISVQARIIGVADAFDAMTCDRAYRKGLSVEEAVAEIRKCAGTQFDPQVASVFIEKVLTQS
- a CDS encoding undecaprenyl-diphosphate phosphatase, which translates into the protein MGFLEILKAIFLGIVEGITEWLPISSTGHMILVDDFIKLNMSEPFIEMFLYVIQLGAILAVVYIYWHKLVPITFKNKKIIIRKNTVILWSKIAVACIPGVLAYLLLDRLFDTYFMNSITVSAMLVLYGVLFIVIENYHKKRKPEVVKLSELSYKQALQIGAFQALSIVPGTSRSGVTILGGIILGTSRTVAAEFTFFMAVPVMFGISFLKLIKFGFAFTLWEVVILLIGMIAAFITSVVAIKFLMTYIKKHDFKIFGWYRIVLGVIVLLYFFITGK
- a CDS encoding serpin family protein, which translates into the protein MKRRLAVLVGVFGMAAILFLGSGCKKAVISKPDTDVLNSFDTSMVEKTNDFGFALYKNLTSKNENSMISPVSISLALNMAYNGAAGATRDAMAEVLNIQGIDIEKLNSNNRALIYFLTEADPEVTLNVANSIWMTEDFDFSEVFLKMVGNDYQAEAKKLDFSDPKSADMINTWVKNQTKGTINQIVSPPIDPETIMFLINAVYFKGAWTSPFEKELTTDQSFKQADGQTVTVPTMYQSGSFDYLKTSDFQALRLPYGEEQQMAMLLFLPNEESSLSEFKKQLSQDNWARWSGLFEEKEGSLMLPKFTMEYEQSLNQSLSDMGMGIAFEPGKADFSGMAIEGAGTDIFISDVKHKTFIQVDETGTEAAAVTSVEVGVTSMPTYDFELNFDRPFFYAITDSETGAIVFMGSVFDPSN
- a CDS encoding response regulator, coding for MNIRNLKVKTQLIIGFSIILFFVILLGILGYVQTNAIVNQAETMYNHPFHVTKAIDRLNADILNMRVGVRDLILVDTQEDRESAIVLMEQHDADIQLQFDVLRELYLGPQEDVDEAYKAYINWETARVEIVEQALAGDLETAKKKLLPGEKVGNYRATLIEKMKVVENFANNKADTLYQGAIDLSDRIIMQLVLVVLIIVVFSVLVSFVILRIIQEPLNELTRVTDEFHNGNHNARSCYDHHNEFGMLSESFNTLADDIQKNMELNEKAANFIEVMLGEDDARKFFRKTLNILSRYTGSQVAAVYLLNSDNHQFEYFESIGLDQKGREKFSGDTLEGEFGASLASGHYTHIKDIPEDSRFAFYTVSGKFIPREIITIPIVFGKEVIAVVSLAAIGKYNQKAIGFIEKTISTMSARIEGILAYRTIKEFSHKLEQQNRELDAQKNEMEEQSVELIHQNIELEMQKKELNEANQLKTNFLSNMSHELRTPLNSVIALSGILNRRLKNEIPEEEYSYLEVIERNGKNLLALINDILDISRIEAGREEIEITTFNINQLINEVVEMLVPQASEKNVTCRSGVSDTAVYINSDRDKCRHILENLASNAVKFTEKGEVLLAMGQNGEHLEIRVRDTGIGIDENYLPFIFDEFRQADGSTSRKFGGTGLGLAIAKKYANLLGGTISVKSVVNQGSEFLLSLPVHYSPENKVIEEEFKKDRARLPREIAVPQLSSKVSANSTAKTLLIVEDSEPAVIQIRDLLEDSGYTIQVASDAKEALKIMEAVIPDAIVLDLMMPEIDGFDLLNTIRASEPTAYIPVLILTAKHITKDELKFLTKNNIHQLIQKGDVNREELKKAIASMLYPETDEKKVKQFVTRTNKLKPLVLAVEDNPDNMITVKALLSDHFRVLEATDGPTSIALAKQYRPDLILMDIALPGIDGIQAFKTIRSSPGLEHTPVIALTASAMTQEREGILAQGFDAFIPKPIIEREFLKVIQEVLYGR